One segment of Brassica napus cultivar Da-Ae chromosome C3, Da-Ae, whole genome shotgun sequence DNA contains the following:
- the LOC106388779 gene encoding WAT1-related protein At4g01450 translates to MGYIDGKWAPLIMMTVIHMINGMVNALIKKVLDGGINHMVIATYRLGISTFFLLPIAYFWERKTRPKLTISISCQLFISALFGASLVLYFYLLGLTYTSATLGSAFTAIMPALTFIMALIFRFEKLNMKTKVGYCIVLGTMISLGGALVLTMYQGIPLTNSQEQASTLNHLTKHAHWTKGCIFLFISVMFFSSWMLIQAKVNVNYPCPYSSTVILSAFGTLQCALLSLIKTRNVEEWILKDRLTIITIIIAGVVAQGMCTVGISWCIKQRGPVFTSAFTPVMLMSATLFDFLIFHRMIYLGSIIGSVVVVIGLYVFLWSKSKQIDDCEINKLPTNTVEERKEEEDHTNVNKLGNLLVIPMTP, encoded by the exons ATGGGTTATATCGATGGAAAATGGGCACCGCTGATCATGATGACTGTGATTCACATGATTAATGGGATGGTTAACGCTTTGATTAAGAAAGTTCTTGATGGAGGCATTAATCATATGGTTATTGCTACCTATCGTTTGGGTATTTCCACCTTTTTCCTTCTTCCGATCGCTTATTTTTGGGAACG GAAAACAAGGCCGAAACTTACCATAAGCATTTCGTGCCAGCTTTTCATCAGTGCTCTTTTTGG GGCGAGCTTGGTACTATATTTCTACTTACTCGGACTCACCTATACTTCTGCCACATTGGGATCTGCCTTCACGGCGATAATGCCTGCCCTTACTTTCATTATGGCTTTGATATTTAG GTTCGAAAAgctaaatatgaaaacaaaagtgGGATATTGCATCGTTCTTGGAACTATGATAAGCTTAGGAGGAGCTTTAGTTCTTACGATGTACCAAGGCATTCCATTAACAAACTCTCAAGAACAAGCATCGACTTTAAACCATCTCACAAAACATGCGCATTGGACCAAaggttgtatatttttattcatatcaGTTATGTTTTTCAGTTCTTGGATGCTTATACAAGCCAAAGTCAACGTGAATTACCCTTGTCCATACTCGAGCACCGTTATTTTATCTGCTTTCGGTACGCTTCAATGCGCCCTTCTTAGCTTGATCAAGACTAGAAATGTGGAAGAATGGATCCTCAAAGACAGACTCACCATCATCACCATAATTATAGCG GGAGTGGTTGCACAAGGAATGTGTACGGTGGGAATATCATGGTGTATTAAACAACGAGGACCTGTCTTTACCTCAGCATTTACTCCTGTCATGCTTATGTCTGCAACCTTGTTCGATTTCTTGATATTTCATCGTATGATTTATTTGGGAAG CATAATCGGATCtgtggtggtggtgatcggTTTATACGTATTTTTATGGAGCAAGAGCAAACAAATAGATGATTGTGAGATCAATAAGTTACCCACAAACACCGTGGAAGAACGAAAGGAAGAGGAAGATCATACAAATGTTAACAAATTAGGCAATCTTTTGGTTATCCCCATGACTCCTTGA
- the LOC111212475 gene encoding NDR1/HIN1-like protein 1 has translation MGEGEAKAEHAAKADHKHAPSASSTPESYSKDGERRRRGRDAYRAFCAAIFSILVLLGIIALILWLVYRPHKPRLTVVGAAIYDLNFTAPALISTSVQFSVLARNPNRRVSIHYDKLSMYVTYKDQIITPPLQLPPLRLGHKSTVVIAPVLGGAGVPVSPEVANGLKSDEAYGLVSMRVVVTGRLRWKAGAIMTGRYGFYATCGVWMRFNRSSNGQVPLLAPSTCKVDV, from the coding sequence ATGGGAGAGGGAGAAGCAAAAGCTGAGCATGCAGCCAAAGCAGATCACAAGCATGCTCCCTCCGCTTCTTCAACGCCGGAGTCTTACTCCAAAGACGGCGAACGACGACGAAGAGGCCGAGACGCTTACCGCGCATTCTGCGCGGCTATCTTTTCCATCCTCGTCTTACTAGGAATCATCGCTTTAATACTCTGGCTCGTCTACCGTCCACACAAGCCACGCCTCACCGTCGTCGGTGCCGCCATATACGACCTCAACTTCACGGCGCCGGCGTTAATCTCAACCTCCGTCCAGTTCTCCGTCTTGGCCCGAAACCCGAACCGGAGAGTATCCATTCACTATGACAAGCTGTCCATGTACGTTACATACAAAGATCAGATCATAACGCCCCCGCTTCAGCTTCCACCGCTTCGTCTAGGACATAAATCTACTGTGGTGATAGCTCCGGTGTTGGGCGGTGCCGGTGTACCGGTTTCGCCGGAAGTTGCTAACGGGTTGAAGAGTGATGAAGCTTACGGTCTCGTTTCAATGAGAGTGGTGGTTACAGGGAGGCTACGTTGGAAAGCTGGTGCGATTATGACTGGACGGTATGGATTTTATGCAACGTGTGGTGTGTGGATGAGATTTAATCGATCTTCTAATGGTCAAGTTCCTCTTCTGGCTCCTTCAACTTGTAAAGTTGATgtctag
- the LOC106388770 gene encoding conserved oligomeric Golgi complex subunit 4 — protein sequence MPSTPIRSMAVTRQPELEPDDAAVESIDSSTVKFGTPEALEYVRSLTDVGAMTRLLHECIAYQRSLDSDLDTLLSQRTELDRSLVDLQKSAEILDIVKADADHMLGNVRSTCDLADQVSGKVRELDLAQSRVNLTLSRIDAIVERGNCIEGVKTALDSEDYESAAKFVQRFLQIDSQYKDSGSDQREQLLESKKQLEGIAKKKLLAAIDQRDHPTILRFVRLYSPLGMEEEGLQLYVGYLKKVIAMRGRMEYENVVELMEQGLEQVNFVGCLTNLFKDIVMAIEENDEILRGLCGEDGVVYAICELQEECDSRGSLILKKYMEFRKLARLASDINNSPNLNLLAGGASEGPDPREVELYVEEILSLMQLGEDYTEFMVSKIKSLTSVDAELLPRATKAFRNGSFSKVIQDVTGFYVILEGFFMVENVRKAIRIDEHVPDSLTTSMVDDVFYVLQSCLRRAISTSNISSVIAVLSNAGSLLANDYHETLQQKIREPNLGARLFLGGIGVENTGTEIATALNNMDVSCEYILKLKHEIEEQCTEVFPAPADRERIKSCLSELGELSNTFKQLLNSGMEQLVATVTPRIRPVLDTVATISYELTETEYAENEVNDPWVQRLLHSVETNAAWLQPLMTSNNYDSFLHLIIDFIVKRLEVIMMQKRFTQLGGLQLDRDTRALVSHFSGMTQRTVRDKFARLTQMATILNLEKVSEILDFWGENSGPMTWRLTPAEVRRVLGLRVEFKAESIAALKL from the exons ATGCCATCGACTCCGATTAGATCGATGGCGGTTACAAGGCAGCCGGAGCTTGAACCAGACGACGCGGCGGTGGAGTCGATAGATTCCTCCACCGTGAAATTCGGTACACCGGAAGCGTTAGAGTACGTACGCTCGCTCACAGACGTAGGCGCGATGACGCGTCTCCTCCACGAATGCATCGCATACCAACGGAGCTTGGATTCAGATCTCGACACGCTTCTCTCTCAGCGAACGGAGCTGGATCGTAGCCTCGTCGACCTCCAGAAATCCGCGGAGATTCTCGATATCGTCAAGGCGGACGCGGATCACATGCTCGGGAACGTTAGATCGACCTGCGATCTCGCGGATCAGGTGAGCGGCAAGGTGCGCGAGCTCGATCTTGCTCAGTCTCGCGTCAATTTGACTCTCTCGCGCATCGACGCGATTGTGGAGCGAGGGAATTGCATCGAAGGAGTGAAGACGGCTTTGGATTCGGAGGATTACGAGTCCGCCGCGAAGTTCGTGCAGAGGTTTCTTCAGATCGATTCGCAGTACAAGGATTCTGGTTCTGATCAGAGAGAGCAGCTTCTTGAATCCAAGAAACAGCTCGAAGGTATTGCGAAGAAGAAGCTCTTAGCGGCCATAGACCAAAGAGATCATCCTACGATCTTGAGATTCGTGAGACTGTACTCTCCGTTGGGGATGGAGGAAGAAGGTTTACAGCTCTACGTTGGTTACTTGAAGAAGGTGATTGCGATGAGAGGGAGGATGGAATATGAGAATGTTGTTGAGCTCATGgagcaaggactcgagcaagtGAACTTCGTTGGATGTTTAACCAATTTGTTTAAGGACATTGTCATGGCTATTGAAGAGAACGACGAGATCTTGAGAGGTCTCTGCGGAGAAGACGGTGTTGTTTATGCGATATGTGAGTTGCAAGAGGAATGTGATTCTAGAGGCTCCTTGATTTTGAAGAAGTATATGGAGTTTAGGAAGCTAGCTAGGTTGGCTTCTGACATCAACAATTCTCCAAATTTGAATCTGCTTGCTGGTGGTGCTTCTGAAGGACCAGACCCGAGAGAAGTAGAGCTCTATGTGGAGGAGATACTGTCTCTGATGCAGTTAGGTGAGGATTACACAGAGTTCATGGTGTCAAAGATCAAGTCTTTGACGTCAGTTGATGCTGAGTTGTTGCCAAGGGCTACGAAAGCGTTTAGAAACGGAAGTTTTAGCAAAGTGATTCAGGACGTGACGGGATTCTATGTGATACTAGAAGGGTTCTTTATGGTTGAGAATGTGAGGAAAGCTATAAGGATTGATGAGCATGTACCAGACAGTCTTACCACTTCAATGGTGGACGATGTGTTCTACGTGTTGCAGAGCTGTCTGAGGAGAGCGATTTCGACTTCGAACATTAGCTCTGTGATTGCTGTGTTGAGCAATGCTGGTAGCTTGTTGGCTAATGATTACCATGAAACTTTGCAGCAGAAGATTAGAGAGCCTAACCTTGGTGCTAGGTTGTTCTTGGGTGGTATCGGCGTTGAAAACACTGGAACTGAGATTGCAACTGCTTTGAACAATATGGATGTGAGCTGCGAGTACATTCTCAAACTCAAACACGAAATCGAGGAGCAATGCACTGAG GTGTTTCCTGCACCAGCAGATCGAGAGAGGATAAAGTCATGTCTATCCGAGCTAGGCGAGTTAAGCAACACGTTCAAGCAGCTACTCAACTCAGGCATGGAACAGCTAGTAGCAACCGTAACACCAAGAATCCGTCCGGTTCTAGACACTGTAGCTACCATAAGCTACGAGCTGACAGAAACAGAGTACGCAGAGAACGAGGTGAACGACCCGTGGGTCCAGCGACTTCTCCACTCGGTGGAAACGAACGCTGCGTGGCTCCAACCGCTAATGACATCAAACAACTACGACTCGTTTCTGCATCTCATAATAGATTTCATAGTGAAGAGACTGGAAGTGATAATGATGCAGAAACGGTTTACCCAGCTTGGTGGGCTTCAGCTAGACCGAGACACAAGGGCTTtggttagtcatttctcgggtATGACTCAGAGAACAGTGAGAGATAAATTCGCTCGGTTAACTCAAATGGCGACGATACTGAACTTGGAGAAGGTCTCAGAGATTTTGGACTTCTGGGGAGAGAACTCAGGACCTATGACTTGGAGACTTACCCCTGCTGAGGTTAGGCGGGTCTTGGGTCTTCGGGTCGAGTTTAAAGCCGAATCTATTGCTGCTCTCAAGTTGTGA
- the LOC111212474 gene encoding uncharacterized protein LOC111212474, producing MSRPISLDEIMAALKEKHKTSHFLKIDTFSLVKKHISRVESSVFYLGGYKWKLMVYPNGYSGTVNSNVAVSVEKQASVNVNLEVELFVVNQLAKIWHSGGKIGFPPEWTWRGDSDLMSHANLESKGFLIGDCCIFGVRFFGVEPAASGTAECFSVIEKPLNHKVTWMMTRFSSFAPEKVHNSHEFVVGNRKWRIQVHPRGFKEGKDKSFSVYLVGGGFINNVPQIANTYALFKLRVLDQVNRDHIEKPMLGWLGENPGVIQGFPEYMPLSNLGEPYLVNDKLYVGVEFEFISVTNYC from the exons ATGTCACGACCAATATCCCTTGAtg AAATTATGGCAGcgttaaaagaaaaacacaaaacgTCTCACTTCTTGAAGATAGACACTTTCTCTTTAGTCAAAAAACACATCTCCAGGGTCGAGTCCTCTGTTTTTTATCTTGGTGGTTATAAATG GAAACTCATGGTGTACCCAAATGGGTATTCGGGTACTGTCAATAGTAATGTCGCCGTCAGCGTAGAGAAGCAAGCTTCAGTAAATGTTAATCTCGAAGTTGAGTTATTTGTCGTCAATCAACTAGCGAAAATATGGCATTCAGGAG GAAAGATAGGCTTCCCACCTGAATGGACGTGGAGGGGTGATTCAGATTTGATGTCTCATGCCAATCTCGAGAGCAAAGGGTTCCTTATTGGAGATTGTTGTATCTTTGGTGTCAGGTTTTTTGGGGTTGAACCTGCTGCTTCCGGAACAGCTGAATGTTTTAGCGTGATTGAGAAACCTCTCAATCACAAAGTTACTTGGATGATGACCAGGTTCTCGTCTTTCGCGCCTGAAAAGGTTCATAATTCTCACGAATTTGTTGTTGGGAACCGGAAATG GAGAATTCAAGTGCACCCAAGAGGGTTTAAAGAGGGAAAAGATAAATCATTTTCTGTGTATCTAGTGGGAGGAGGGTTTATCAATAATGTGCCGCAAATCGCGAATACTTACGCATTATTTAAGCTGCGTGTATTGGATCAAGTTAACCGAGATCACATTGAGAAACCTA tgttggGTTGGCTTGGTGAAAATCCTGGTGTCATCCAAGGGTTTCCAGAATATATGCCTCTGTCGAACCTTGGTGAACCTTATTTGGTGAATGATAAGTTATATGTGGGAGTTGAGTTTGAATTCATCTCTGTGACTAATTATTGTTAG
- the LOC111212473 gene encoding 60S acidic ribosomal protein P1-2, producing MSTVGELACSYAVMILEDEGISITSDKIATLVKAAGVEIESYWPMLFAKMAEKRNVTDLIMNVGAGGGGGGAPVAAAAPAAAGGAAAAAPAKEEKKDEPAEESDGDLGFGLFD from the exons ATGTCGACGGTCGGAGAACTCGCTTGCAGCTACGCTGTTATGATCCTTGAGGACGAGGGCATTTCCATCACT TCTGATAAGATTGCGACTTTGGTCAAAGCCGCTGGTGTCGAGATTGAGTCTTACTGGCCAATGCTATTCGCCAAGATGGCCGAGAAGCGTAACGTCACTGACCTCATCATGAATGTTGGTGCTGGTGGCGGTGGAGGTGGTGCACCTGTTGCTGCCGCTGCACCCGCTGCTGCCGGAGGTGCCGCTGCCGCTGCCCCTGccaaggaggagaagaag GATGAACCAGCAGAAGAGAGCGATGGAGATCTTGGTTTCGGCCTGTTCGATTAG